One stretch of Kocuria turfanensis DNA includes these proteins:
- a CDS encoding potassium channel family protein, which produces MTLERWRKITEWPVMLAALVYLAVYSWQVLDPGTIPPGAASVVLQGIWLLFAAHYAVSLALAPAKGSWFLRHLHELIIVALPMLRPLRLLRLLTALNILHRVAGTALRGRVIVYVTGGSFLLIYVAALAMFDAERNHPESLITNFWDALWWSVVSVTTVGYGDLYPVTLTGRLIAIALMIYGIALLGVVTATLASWLIQQVAEVEEKSTAATVAHVDQLREELAEFCALMLEQTARHR; this is translated from the coding sequence ATGACTTTGGAGCGCTGGCGAAAAATCACTGAATGGCCGGTCATGTTGGCGGCCCTCGTCTATCTCGCCGTGTACAGCTGGCAAGTCCTGGACCCGGGAACCATTCCCCCGGGCGCCGCCTCGGTGGTTCTCCAGGGTATATGGCTGCTGTTCGCCGCTCACTACGCCGTCAGCCTGGCCCTGGCGCCGGCTAAGGGCTCATGGTTCCTCCGGCACCTGCATGAGCTCATCATCGTTGCCCTGCCCATGCTCAGGCCCCTCCGGCTGCTTAGGCTGCTCACGGCGCTGAACATCCTGCACCGAGTCGCTGGCACAGCCCTGCGCGGCCGCGTCATCGTCTACGTGACCGGCGGATCATTTCTGCTCATCTACGTCGCCGCCCTGGCCATGTTTGACGCCGAGAGGAACCACCCGGAATCCCTCATCACAAATTTCTGGGACGCCCTGTGGTGGTCCGTCGTCAGCGTGACGACCGTTGGCTACGGCGATTTGTACCCCGTGACGCTGACTGGCCGGCTCATTGCTATTGCCCTGATGATCTACGGCATCGCTCTTCTCGGCGTCGTCACGGCCACGCTGGCGTCATGGCTCATCCAGCAAGTCGCCGAGGTAGAGGAAAAGAGCACCGCCGCGACCGTGGCGCACGTTGACCAGCTTAGAGAAGAGCTGGCGGAGTTCTGCGCCCTGATGCTAGAGCAGACGGCGCGGCATCGATAG
- a CDS encoding IS481 family transposase has protein sequence MTHVNAPLTPTGRLRMVLRHLDDGIPKAHVAAEFRVSRPTVATWVARYLESGEAGLTDRPSTPRHSSTRTPAAVVDLIETLRRGRKWSARRIHRHLADRAVAISLRTVGRWLHRLGISRLRDLTPAGENSRRAPGRIRAAWPGHMVHLDVKKVGKIPDGGGWRAHGRGSTAAKAAKCGPGAKVGYTYLHSAVDGFSRLAYTEALDDEKAVTTIGFFCRARAFFAAHGIRRLHRVVTDNGANYRARDFTRCVEALAGRHQRIKPYTPRHNGKVERYNRLLADEVLYARPYSSEQARRDAIGVWVNHFNYHRPHTACGDHPPASRVPAPANNVMPSYN, from the coding sequence ATGACCCACGTTAATGCACCCCTGACCCCGACCGGCCGGCTGCGCATGGTGTTGCGCCACCTCGACGACGGGATCCCCAAGGCCCACGTGGCCGCCGAGTTCCGCGTCAGCCGGCCCACGGTGGCGACCTGGGTGGCCCGCTACCTCGAGTCCGGCGAAGCCGGGCTCACCGACCGGCCCTCGACCCCGCGGCACAGCAGCACCCGCACCCCGGCGGCGGTCGTCGACCTTATCGAGACGCTCCGCCGGGGCCGCAAATGGTCGGCGCGGCGCATCCACCGTCACCTGGCCGACCGCGCCGTGGCGATCAGTCTGCGTACCGTGGGCCGTTGGCTGCACCGACTCGGGATCTCCCGGCTGCGCGACCTCACCCCCGCAGGCGAGAACTCCCGCAGGGCCCCGGGACGCATCCGCGCCGCCTGGCCCGGGCACATGGTCCACCTGGATGTGAAGAAGGTCGGCAAGATCCCCGACGGCGGCGGTTGGCGGGCCCACGGCCGCGGATCCACCGCCGCGAAGGCGGCCAAGTGCGGGCCCGGAGCGAAGGTCGGCTACACCTACCTGCACTCCGCCGTGGACGGCTTCTCGCGGCTGGCCTACACCGAAGCCCTCGACGACGAGAAGGCGGTGACCACGATCGGGTTCTTCTGCCGGGCGAGGGCCTTCTTCGCCGCCCATGGCATCAGGCGGCTGCACCGGGTCGTGACCGACAACGGCGCCAACTACCGGGCCCGCGACTTCACCCGCTGCGTGGAAGCCCTCGCCGGCCGCCACCAGCGCATCAAGCCCTACACGCCGCGGCACAACGGGAAGGTGGAGCGGTACAACCGCCTGCTGGCCGACGAGGTCCTCTACGCCCGCCCCTATTCCAGCGAGCAGGCCCGCCGGGACGCGATCGGGGTGTGGGTGAACCACTTCAATTACCATCGGCCCCATACCGCCTGTGGCGATCATCCCCCGGCCTCACGCGTCCCGGCCCCTGCCAATAACGTCATGCCCTCTTACAACTAG
- a CDS encoding coiled-coil domain-containing protein gives MARRRGFFAEMQHQAKLTEQRQRAAAREQEAAVRRAEQARKAEERAKLAAQRASESERKRLEKEAATAHTASRQAEVEQLNSELAALYDRVDSLLEATLDVDDYVDLDKLRRTVKHPPFEREKLKRPLSAPQPIPEPAPPVFQPPAPPTGLFGRKQKMAEAQAQAEADFAQARAQWEEEMRLLPGRREKLAARHEAAEETRKRALAAELSRYEAECAEREKEVAEHNADLDQLIANLGYGSVEAVQEYVGIVLANSVYPEGFTVEHEAQFDPETAELSLRVLIPEPSTIPTIKAYRYVKASDEITPVALSQKDAKDRYLGIVQQMALRSLHEVFEADRRGLIQSISLEVGAQTIDPATGKGIYVPFLAVSTSREVFSDIDLSAVVPAATLEYLGASVSKNPLGLVAANTEGVRRS, from the coding sequence GTGGCACGTCGCCGTGGTTTTTTCGCTGAAATGCAACACCAGGCAAAGCTCACCGAGCAACGCCAACGCGCAGCAGCCCGAGAGCAGGAAGCAGCTGTCCGTCGTGCTGAGCAAGCACGCAAGGCTGAGGAGAGGGCGAAGCTCGCGGCCCAGCGGGCGTCGGAGTCTGAGCGCAAACGCCTGGAGAAGGAAGCGGCAACCGCCCATACGGCTTCGCGACAGGCTGAGGTGGAGCAGCTCAACTCTGAGCTGGCGGCGTTGTATGACCGCGTCGACAGCCTCCTCGAGGCCACCTTGGATGTGGATGACTACGTCGATCTGGACAAACTCCGCCGAACGGTTAAGCATCCACCCTTCGAGCGCGAAAAGCTGAAGAGGCCTCTTTCAGCCCCCCAGCCCATTCCTGAGCCGGCTCCCCCAGTTTTCCAGCCTCCTGCCCCGCCGACGGGCTTGTTCGGGCGGAAGCAGAAGATGGCGGAGGCCCAAGCTCAGGCAGAGGCGGACTTCGCTCAGGCACGGGCACAGTGGGAAGAGGAAATGCGGCTACTGCCTGGTCGGCGCGAGAAGCTCGCCGCTCGCCACGAGGCTGCAGAGGAAACCCGGAAGCGGGCTTTGGCTGCAGAATTAAGCCGCTATGAGGCCGAATGTGCTGAACGGGAGAAGGAGGTCGCAGAGCACAATGCCGACCTCGATCAGCTCATCGCCAATCTCGGCTACGGCTCAGTGGAAGCGGTGCAGGAGTACGTGGGGATCGTGCTCGCGAACTCCGTATATCCAGAGGGCTTCACCGTGGAACATGAAGCACAGTTCGATCCTGAAACGGCGGAACTGTCCTTGCGGGTGCTCATCCCTGAGCCGAGCACCATCCCGACGATCAAGGCCTACCGCTATGTGAAGGCCAGCGACGAGATCACCCCGGTGGCACTTTCGCAGAAAGACGCCAAGGATCGATACCTGGGGATCGTCCAGCAGATGGCGTTGCGTTCCCTGCACGAGGTCTTTGAAGCCGACCGGCGAGGTCTCATCCAGAGCATCTCCCTGGAAGTCGGCGCCCAGACCATCGACCCGGCCACCGGCAAAGGCATCTACGTCCCGTTCCTGGCCGTCAGTACCTCTCGGGAGGTCTTCTCCGATATCGACCTCTCGGCCGTCGTGCCCGCAGCCACCCTGGAGTACCTCGGTGCATCGGTCTCGAAGAATCCTTTGGGCTTGGTGGCTGCCAACACGGAGGGAGTGCGTCGTTCCTGA
- a CDS encoding DUF4041 domain-containing protein encodes MTDNDALVFNPPPGWPKPPAGWRPPASWNPDPSWPPPPEGWQLWVAADAPEPTEAATQPTETTPVPHAPAPPSTPEATRIALLEAENARLRQQASEASSSAEPHIELSDARVLQDVGIYRYHHPLENATAFRDRLTDLEARIAELVAADRAIVKSNAFTFDNSLAKGRRMTNDLAKLMLRAYNAEADNSIRSLRLGNVQTAKRRLEASRASIAKLGALMEMHISDEFHQLRLEEIELTADWLMKKQEEKEAEREERARLREERRVERELAEERARLDKERSHLLNALQTIRASGTTDPDLEHRLESIDEAIAQNDFRAANIRAGYIYVISNRGAFGEDVVKIGLTRRLEPTERVDELSGAAVPFRFDIHTLYFSEDAVTLENELHKHFASRALNQANPRKEFFFASPSEVREVLAEKVGNLLEFNEQAEATEYYQSLNRWPARPAVDRDDVITTSHD; translated from the coding sequence ATGACTGACAACGACGCGCTGGTCTTCAATCCACCTCCAGGCTGGCCCAAACCGCCCGCCGGATGGCGCCCGCCAGCTAGCTGGAACCCGGACCCCTCCTGGCCGCCCCCTCCGGAAGGCTGGCAACTGTGGGTGGCCGCAGATGCTCCGGAACCCACGGAGGCTGCCACGCAGCCAACGGAGACGACACCTGTACCTCATGCGCCTGCACCGCCGTCAACCCCGGAGGCCACGCGGATCGCCCTGCTCGAAGCGGAGAACGCCCGGTTGCGCCAGCAGGCGTCCGAGGCGTCTTCCTCGGCCGAGCCCCACATTGAACTCAGCGACGCCCGGGTGCTCCAAGACGTCGGCATTTACCGTTACCACCACCCCCTGGAAAACGCCACCGCCTTCCGCGACCGTCTCACCGACCTCGAGGCCCGGATCGCTGAGCTCGTCGCCGCCGACCGGGCCATCGTGAAGTCGAACGCTTTCACCTTCGACAACTCCCTGGCCAAAGGCCGGCGGATGACCAATGACCTGGCCAAGCTCATGCTGCGGGCCTACAACGCCGAAGCCGACAACAGCATCAGATCCCTGAGGCTGGGCAACGTCCAGACCGCCAAGCGCCGGCTCGAGGCATCGCGGGCTTCCATCGCAAAGTTGGGTGCGCTGATGGAAATGCACATCAGCGATGAGTTCCACCAGCTGCGCCTGGAGGAAATCGAGCTCACTGCGGACTGGCTGATGAAAAAGCAGGAGGAGAAGGAAGCCGAACGTGAAGAACGTGCGCGCCTGCGCGAGGAGCGCCGGGTGGAACGCGAGTTGGCTGAAGAGCGCGCCCGGCTCGACAAGGAACGCTCTCACCTTTTGAACGCGCTCCAGACCATCCGCGCCTCAGGCACCACGGATCCCGACCTCGAACACCGCCTGGAGTCCATCGACGAAGCCATCGCTCAGAACGACTTCCGGGCAGCCAACATCCGAGCCGGCTACATCTACGTCATCTCCAATCGCGGGGCCTTCGGTGAGGACGTGGTCAAGATCGGCCTCACACGCCGCTTGGAACCGACCGAACGCGTGGACGAACTCAGCGGCGCCGCGGTGCCCTTCCGCTTCGACATCCACACCCTGTACTTCTCCGAAGACGCCGTCACCCTGGAGAACGAACTCCACAAGCACTTCGCATCACGGGCGCTCAACCAAGCCAACCCCCGCAAGGAGTTCTTCTTCGCCTCCCCCTCCGAGGTTCGCGAAGTCCTCGCGGAAAAGGTCGGCAACCTGCTGGAGTTCAACGAACAAGCCGAAGCCACCGAGTACTACCAATCCCTCAACAGGTGGCCCGCCAGACCTGCAGTGGACAGAGACGACGTAATAACCACTTCGCACGATTAG
- a CDS encoding histone-like nucleoid-structuring protein Lsr2, translating into MAQRVKIILEDDLEGGPAEETVQFGLDGRQYEIDLSTANAEKLREALRPYAASARRAQSKPTRATGPRASSGGNPETAKIRAWAKENGYEVSDRGRIHQSVKDAYYAAQ; encoded by the coding sequence TTGGCGCAGCGCGTGAAAATCATTCTGGAAGACGACCTCGAGGGCGGTCCTGCTGAGGAGACCGTCCAGTTCGGTCTGGACGGCCGGCAGTACGAGATCGACCTCTCCACCGCTAATGCGGAGAAGCTGCGGGAGGCCCTGCGCCCCTACGCCGCCTCCGCCCGGCGGGCCCAGTCCAAGCCCACCCGGGCCACCGGGCCCCGTGCCTCCTCCGGTGGTAACCCGGAGACGGCGAAGATCCGGGCCTGGGCAAAGGAGAACGGGTACGAGGTCTCCGACCGCGGCCGCATCCACCAGTCCGTCAAGGACGCCTACTACGCCGCCCAGTAG
- the istA gene encoding IS21 family transposase — translation MITVEDWALIRRLHAEGVPKSQIASRLGISRNTVAKAVAASRPPRYERSAGPNAFTDVEPVVRALLAEHPSMPATVLAERVGWSGSITWFRDNLRAIRSEYAPPDPADRLFYRPGDQVQCDLWFPPARIPLGDAQQGSPPVLVMVCSSSRFITAVMIPSRTTGDLLAGMWHLVVEQIQGVPRRWVWDNESGIGRGGRPAEGVVAFMGTMAATLVQLKPYDPESKGIVERANGYLETSFLPGRSFASPADFNAQLRQWLVGANTRRVRAIAARPAELIAADRAAMLPVPPVAPAIGHRWWVRLGRDYYVRVAGNDYSVDPTVIGAMVEVTADLDRVLVRHQGRVVAEHARCWARATTVTDPAHVATAAVLRRAYQQRPHPGAEADPLVRDLADYDRAFGIEVA, via the coding sequence GTGATCACTGTGGAAGATTGGGCGTTGATCCGTCGGCTGCATGCCGAGGGGGTGCCGAAGTCCCAGATCGCCTCGCGGCTGGGGATCTCGCGGAACACGGTCGCCAAGGCCGTGGCCGCCTCCCGGCCACCGCGCTACGAGAGGTCCGCCGGGCCCAACGCGTTCACCGATGTCGAGCCGGTCGTGCGGGCGCTGCTGGCCGAGCACCCGTCCATGCCGGCCACGGTGCTGGCCGAGCGGGTGGGGTGGTCGGGGTCCATCACCTGGTTCCGGGACAATCTCCGAGCCATCCGCAGCGAGTACGCCCCGCCCGATCCGGCGGACCGGTTGTTCTACCGTCCCGGGGACCAGGTCCAGTGCGATCTGTGGTTCCCGCCGGCACGGATCCCGCTGGGTGACGCTCAGCAGGGATCACCGCCGGTGCTGGTGATGGTCTGCTCCTCCTCGCGGTTCATCACCGCGGTGATGATTCCCTCGCGCACCACCGGTGATCTGCTGGCCGGGATGTGGCACCTGGTGGTCGAGCAGATCCAGGGCGTGCCGCGGCGGTGGGTCTGGGACAACGAGTCCGGCATCGGTCGCGGGGGCCGCCCGGCCGAGGGGGTGGTCGCGTTCATGGGCACGATGGCGGCAACCCTGGTGCAGCTCAAGCCCTACGACCCGGAGTCCAAGGGCATCGTGGAGAGGGCCAACGGCTATCTCGAGACCTCGTTCCTGCCCGGGCGCAGTTTCGCTTCCCCGGCCGACTTCAACGCCCAACTGCGCCAGTGGCTGGTGGGTGCCAACACCCGGCGGGTGCGGGCCATCGCCGCCCGGCCGGCGGAGCTGATCGCCGCTGATCGGGCCGCGATGCTCCCTGTGCCGCCGGTCGCCCCGGCGATCGGGCACCGCTGGTGGGTGCGGCTGGGTCGGGACTACTACGTGCGGGTCGCCGGCAACGACTACTCCGTGGACCCGACCGTGATCGGGGCCATGGTCGAGGTCACCGCTGACCTGGATCGGGTGCTCGTGCGTCACCAGGGCCGGGTCGTGGCCGAGCACGCGCGCTGCTGGGCAAGGGCGACCACGGTCACCGACCCGGCGCACGTGGCTACCGCTGCGGTGCTGCGCCGGGCCTACCAGCAGCGCCCGCACCCGGGCGCCGAGGCGGATCCGCTGGTGCGGGATCTGGCCGACTACGACCGCGCGTTCGGGATCGAGGTCGCCTGA
- the istB gene encoding IS21-like element helper ATPase IstB, protein MATTPAETAKTLEYLTASLKAPRIREAAARIADTARAGHWSYEEYLAAVLEREVAARNASGARLRITAAGFPAIKTAEDFDFTAQTAITHTDYAAMASGRYLAEAGNIVLLGPPGTGKTHLATALGITACQQGHRVLYATAVDWIHRLKGAHDTGRLDAELRKLGRYRLIIIDEVGYLPFEQEAANLFFQLVSTRYEKASLILTSNLPFARWGEVFGDVTIAAAMIDRIVHHAEVHTLKGASYRLKTLGTDSLPSTTHQTN, encoded by the coding sequence ATGGCCACCACACCGGCCGAGACGGCCAAGACCCTGGAGTACCTCACCGCCTCGTTGAAGGCCCCACGGATCCGTGAGGCCGCCGCCCGGATCGCCGACACTGCCCGTGCGGGGCACTGGTCCTACGAGGAGTACCTGGCCGCCGTCCTCGAGCGCGAGGTCGCCGCCCGCAATGCCTCCGGGGCCCGGCTGCGGATCACTGCCGCAGGCTTCCCCGCGATCAAGACCGCCGAGGACTTCGACTTCACTGCCCAGACGGCGATCACCCACACCGACTACGCCGCGATGGCCTCGGGCCGGTACCTGGCCGAGGCCGGCAACATCGTGCTCCTCGGGCCCCCAGGCACCGGCAAGACCCACCTGGCCACGGCCCTGGGCATCACCGCCTGCCAGCAGGGCCACCGGGTGCTCTACGCCACCGCCGTGGACTGGATCCACCGGCTCAAGGGCGCCCACGACACCGGGCGCCTGGACGCAGAGCTGCGCAAGCTGGGCCGCTACCGGCTGATCATCATCGACGAGGTCGGCTACCTGCCCTTCGAGCAAGAGGCCGCGAACCTGTTCTTCCAGCTCGTCTCGACCCGCTACGAGAAGGCCTCGCTGATCCTCACCAGCAACTTGCCCTTCGCCCGCTGGGGCGAGGTCTTCGGCGACGTCACCATCGCCGCGGCCATGATCGACCGCATCGTCCACCACGCCGAGGTCCACACCCTCAAAGGCGCCAGCTACCGACTCAAGACCTTGGGCACCGACTCCCTGCCCAGCACCACCCACCAGACCAACTAG
- a CDS encoding excalibur calcium-binding domain-containing protein, whose protein sequence is MKKSAAGAALVAAVGFSALSVSPAMAFPDLPFQNCDDAAARGAYNIPANSSAYSPALDRDGDGVGCESDTMPWDPSSLTGLAVPEWPIIEDPYAQPQVEEVPIGGADTGVVVEDSTDAGAVAVGGGLAVLAAAGGAYLLRRRASQA, encoded by the coding sequence ATGAAGAAAAGCGCAGCAGGTGCAGCACTGGTGGCAGCGGTGGGTTTCTCGGCCCTGTCGGTCTCACCGGCTATGGCATTCCCGGATCTACCGTTCCAGAACTGCGATGACGCCGCGGCACGGGGTGCCTACAACATCCCCGCCAACTCGTCCGCGTACAGCCCTGCTTTGGACCGCGATGGTGATGGCGTGGGCTGTGAGAGCGACACCATGCCTTGGGACCCAAGCTCCCTCACCGGCCTCGCAGTCCCTGAATGGCCGATCATCGAGGACCCGTACGCGCAGCCGCAGGTAGAGGAGGTGCCCATTGGCGGCGCTGACACCGGTGTGGTCGTGGAAGACTCCACCGACGCGGGTGCGGTGGCCGTCGGTGGTGGCCTGGCTGTGCTGGCAGCTGCCGGCGGGGCCTACCTTCTGCGCCGCCGCGCCTCCCAGGCCTAG